One genomic region from Frateuria soli encodes:
- a CDS encoding phospholipase, with protein sequence MTTLVFVHGWSVTSTATYGAMPRRVQEAARAAGLALTIRDIRLSEYVSFDDTVTMGDLVRAFDHALRDLHLSTGSFACITHSTGGPVVREWLRAQRDKPASHSTIRLSHLVMLAPANFGSALARLGKGTLGRLKAWFNGVEPGQRILDWLELGSPASLALNLDHIHGTDPATRGQFLFVLTGDRPDRSLYDHLNSYTGEDGSDGVVRIASANLNARHAVLAVGDGHRGTAVDALSLSLLRGPRCALKLVAGAAHSGADQGILTAAAPATVEAILRCLVVHDAAAYAALCDAFDRENLARDADKVELEPVGPFAPRVHIHDPRSMLVLRLADDTGEPLTGTGFLLTAGPRASLDQLPAGFLDDRQADPARPGTVTLFLNHALLAGDARVPDPRNPRRTLRPAVASHRPYGARVQPADLAGLVHHVLAASASGEDLFAMLGPHQTTVLDVVLPRRVHQGVFRLTQDLSPHDFRHPDPGPAIGD encoded by the coding sequence ATGACGACGCTCGTCTTCGTCCATGGCTGGAGCGTGACCAGCACCGCCACCTACGGCGCCATGCCCCGGCGCGTGCAGGAAGCCGCCCGCGCAGCCGGCCTGGCGCTGACCATCCGGGACATCCGGCTGTCCGAGTACGTGAGCTTCGACGACACCGTGACCATGGGTGACCTGGTGCGCGCGTTCGACCACGCGCTGCGCGACCTGCACCTGTCCACCGGCAGCTTCGCCTGCATCACCCATTCGACCGGCGGCCCGGTGGTGCGCGAGTGGCTGCGCGCGCAACGCGACAAGCCTGCCAGCCACAGCACCATCCGGCTCAGCCATCTGGTGATGCTCGCGCCAGCCAACTTCGGCTCGGCGCTGGCCAGGCTCGGCAAGGGCACGCTGGGCCGGCTCAAGGCCTGGTTCAATGGCGTGGAGCCGGGCCAGCGCATCCTCGACTGGCTGGAGCTGGGCAGCCCCGCGTCGCTCGCGCTCAACCTCGACCACATCCATGGCACGGATCCGGCCACCCGGGGTCAGTTCCTGTTCGTGCTGACCGGCGACCGGCCGGACCGCTCGCTCTACGACCACCTCAACAGCTACACCGGCGAGGACGGTTCCGACGGCGTGGTGCGCATCGCCTCGGCCAACCTCAACGCCCGCCACGCGGTACTGGCGGTGGGCGACGGGCACCGCGGCACTGCGGTCGACGCGCTTTCGCTCAGCCTGCTGCGCGGCCCGCGCTGCGCCTTAAAGCTTGTCGCCGGCGCGGCGCACTCGGGCGCCGACCAGGGCATTCTCACTGCCGCTGCCCCGGCGACGGTCGAGGCCATCCTGCGTTGCCTCGTCGTCCACGATGCCGCCGCCTATGCCGCCCTGTGCGACGCCTTCGATCGCGAGAACCTCGCTCGCGACGCCGACAAGGTGGAACTGGAACCGGTCGGACCGTTCGCGCCGCGCGTGCACATCCACGATCCGCGCAGCATGCTGGTGCTGCGCCTGGCCGACGACACCGGCGAACCGCTCACCGGCACCGGCTTCCTGCTTACCGCCGGCCCCCGGGCGAGCCTGGACCAGTTGCCGGCCGGATTCCTCGACGACCGCCAGGCCGACCCGGCACGGCCCGGCACCGTCACGCTGTTCCTCAACCACGCGCTGCTCGCCGGCGATGCCCGCGTGCCCGATCCGCGCAACCCGCGCCGCACGCTGCGCCCGGCCGTGGCCAGCCATCGCCCGTACGGCGCGCGCGTGCAACCGGCGGACCTGGCCGGGCTGGTGCACCACGTCCTGGCGGCGAGTGCCTCGGGCGAGGACCTGTTCGCCATGCTGGGACCGCACCAGACCACCGTGCTCGACGTGGTGCTGCCGCGGCGTGTCCACCAGGGCGTGTTCCGCCTGACGCAGGACCTGTCGCCGCACGACTTCCGCCATCCCGACCCCGGCCCGGCCATCGGCGACTGA
- a CDS encoding YdcF family protein, whose protein sequence is MTVHLLIALFAVAWLAGRLGWRRLRLAGIALGLAFLVVAGCGALPKLLLRVWQSPYAQRPALEWAPSNAIVLLTAGATYPPGGPLEPGHTAYSRIAEAVVLYRDCRASGARCTLLVSGGDAEHTGEPLARTYKRTLVQLGVPGEDMVLEKHSLTTWGNALYARGVLWQIGADRVWLVTSAHHLRRAVFAFEHFGIRVTPVRADYLRGVWSLMPSAYNLYVTDAIVHEYVGMALYHWYAWRGRTVVPAQNEWPAED, encoded by the coding sequence ATGACCGTACACCTGCTGATCGCGTTGTTCGCCGTTGCCTGGCTGGCTGGCCGGCTGGGCTGGCGGCGGCTGCGGCTCGCCGGCATCGCGCTGGGGCTGGCGTTCCTGGTCGTTGCCGGCTGCGGCGCCTTGCCCAAGCTGCTGCTGCGGGTGTGGCAATCGCCTTATGCGCAGCGGCCGGCGCTGGAGTGGGCGCCGTCGAACGCAATCGTGCTGCTCACCGCCGGGGCGACCTACCCGCCGGGCGGCCCGCTGGAGCCGGGCCACACGGCCTATTCGCGCATTGCCGAGGCGGTGGTGCTCTATCGCGACTGCCGTGCGTCCGGCGCGCGCTGCACCCTGCTGGTCAGCGGTGGCGATGCGGAGCACACGGGCGAGCCGCTCGCGCGCACCTACAAGCGCACGCTCGTGCAGCTGGGCGTGCCGGGCGAGGACATGGTGCTCGAAAAGCACAGCCTCACGACCTGGGGCAACGCCTTGTACGCCCGCGGGGTGCTCTGGCAGATCGGCGCCGATCGGGTCTGGCTGGTGACCTCGGCGCACCACCTGCGGCGCGCGGTGTTCGCGTTCGAGCACTTCGGCATCAGGGTGACGCCGGTGCGGGCGGACTACCTGCGCGGCGTGTGGTCGCTGATGCCCAGCGCCTACAACCTGTACGTCACCGATGCCATCGTGCACGAGTACGTCGGCATGGCGCTCTACCACTGGTACGCATGGCGCGGACGGACGGTCGTGCCGGCGCAGAACGAGTGGCCGGCGGAAGACTGA
- a CDS encoding aldehyde dehydrogenase family protein → MLDKTYPYYLANRPQHPNADLQVRDKYSGRIATRVAVPDARAIEKAIAAAVKATAPMRAFKPWARQAVLEHCAARFEQRRDELALALCVEAGKPIKDAAGEVTRLIETFRIAAAEAVRVDGETLNLELAPRLDGYHGYTRRVPIGPVSFITPFNFPLNLVAHKVAPAIAAGCPFVLKPSEKTPIGALIIGQVLAETDLPKGAFSILPVGGSEASPLVEDERFRLLSFTGGQIGWDLKARAGRKKVVLELGGNAACIVDADQAGKLDAIVQRLVFGAFYQSGQSCIGVQRIYAHASLYEALKKKLVTATKKLKAGDPKKKDVFIGPMIDEAAAERLHGWIDEARRAGAKLLCGGKREGNMLEATLMEGVPRDARANRLEAFGPFALLAPFDTLDEAIGLVNDSDYGLQAGIFTDSLEHAMRAWEELEQGGVIVNDIPSFRVDNMPYGGIKLSGFGREGVRYAIEDMSEVRLMVMRRPA, encoded by the coding sequence ATGCTCGACAAGACCTACCCCTACTACCTCGCCAACCGCCCGCAACACCCCAACGCCGACCTCCAGGTGCGCGACAAGTACAGCGGCAGGATCGCCACCCGCGTGGCCGTGCCCGACGCCCGCGCGATCGAGAAGGCCATCGCCGCCGCGGTGAAGGCGACCGCGCCGATGCGCGCGTTCAAGCCGTGGGCGCGGCAAGCCGTGCTGGAGCATTGCGCGGCCCGGTTCGAGCAGCGCCGCGACGAGTTGGCGCTGGCCCTTTGCGTGGAGGCGGGCAAGCCGATCAAGGACGCCGCCGGCGAGGTCACGCGGCTGATCGAGACTTTCCGCATCGCCGCTGCGGAGGCCGTGCGCGTCGACGGTGAGACGCTCAACCTGGAGCTGGCGCCGCGCCTGGATGGCTACCACGGCTATACCAGGCGGGTGCCGATCGGCCCGGTATCCTTCATCACGCCTTTCAACTTTCCGCTCAACCTGGTCGCGCACAAGGTTGCGCCGGCGATCGCCGCCGGCTGCCCGTTCGTGCTCAAGCCCTCGGAGAAAACGCCGATCGGCGCGCTGATCATCGGCCAGGTGCTGGCCGAGACCGACCTGCCCAAGGGCGCCTTCTCGATCCTGCCGGTCGGCGGCAGCGAGGCTTCGCCGCTGGTCGAGGACGAGCGCTTCAGGCTGCTTTCGTTCACCGGCGGGCAGATCGGCTGGGACCTGAAGGCGCGTGCAGGGCGCAAGAAGGTGGTGCTGGAACTGGGCGGCAATGCGGCCTGCATCGTCGACGCCGACCAGGCCGGCAAGCTCGACGCCATCGTCCAGCGGCTGGTGTTCGGTGCGTTCTACCAGTCCGGCCAGAGCTGCATCGGCGTGCAGCGGATCTACGCGCACGCCTCGCTCTACGAGGCGCTCAAGAAGAAGCTGGTCACCGCCACCAAGAAGCTCAAGGCGGGCGACCCGAAGAAGAAGGACGTGTTCATCGGTCCGATGATCGACGAAGCCGCGGCCGAGCGCCTGCACGGCTGGATCGACGAGGCCCGTCGCGCGGGCGCGAAGCTGCTCTGCGGCGGCAAGCGCGAGGGCAACATGCTGGAGGCGACCCTGATGGAAGGCGTGCCCCGCGACGCCAGGGCCAACCGCCTGGAAGCCTTCGGCCCGTTCGCGCTGCTCGCCCCGTTCGACACGCTGGACGAGGCCATCGGGCTGGTCAACGACTCGGACTACGGCTTGCAGGCGGGCATCTTCACCGACTCCCTTGAGCACGCCATGCGCGCCTGGGAGGAGCTGGAACAGGGCGGCGTAATCGTCAACGACATCCCCAGCTTCCGCGTCGACAACATGCCCTACGGCGGCATCAAGCTCTCGGGCTTCGGTCGCGAGGGCGTGCGCTACGCCATCGAGGACATGAGCGAGGTGCGGTTGATGGTGATGCGCCGGCCCGCATAG
- the xseA gene encoding exodeoxyribonuclease VII large subunit, translated as MRTPDRPAAPPRSILTPSTLNRLVRGLLEDALPLVWIEGELCNVSRPASGHLYFTLKDAGAQVRAAMFKPKSSFLRFKPADGMHVLVRARVGLYEPRGEYQLVAEHMELAGEGALRREFELLKARLEAEGLFEPSRKRALPRFARRIGVITSATGAAIRDVLSVLRRRWPLVEVEVLPVPVQGREAPPAIVAMLRKASAARRHDVLLLTRGGGSLEDLMAFSDEAVARAVHACAVPVVSAVGHEIDFSIADFVADLRAATPSAAAELLVPDALALRRHLGQLAQRLQLLHGRRLQAQTQRIDHLLARLQAQRPQARLARDRERLVQLHRRLHAALREQARNREIRLDRLRARLLAQHPRQRLQLLQRRLAERERSLQQCMGHRLERARLTLRQAARALHAVSPLATLERGYAIVFDSEGRVLRAAKDAPAGTVVHARLADGELAARVLPPDTAGP; from the coding sequence ATGCGCACCCCCGACCGACCCGCGGCCCCGCCGCGCAGCATCCTCACCCCGAGCACCCTCAACCGGCTCGTGCGCGGGCTGCTGGAGGACGCGCTGCCGCTGGTGTGGATCGAGGGCGAGCTGTGCAACGTGTCGCGCCCGGCCTCCGGGCACCTCTACTTCACCCTGAAGGACGCCGGCGCCCAGGTGCGCGCGGCGATGTTCAAGCCCAAGAGCAGCTTCCTGCGCTTCAAGCCGGCCGACGGCATGCACGTGCTGGTGCGCGCGCGAGTCGGGCTGTACGAGCCGCGCGGCGAATACCAGCTGGTTGCCGAGCACATGGAGCTGGCAGGCGAAGGCGCGCTGCGCCGCGAGTTCGAGCTGCTGAAGGCGCGGCTCGAGGCCGAAGGCCTGTTCGAACCCTCCCGCAAGCGCGCCCTGCCCCGCTTCGCGCGACGCATCGGCGTGATCACCTCGGCCACCGGCGCGGCGATCCGCGACGTGCTGAGCGTATTGCGCCGGCGCTGGCCACTGGTCGAGGTGGAGGTGCTGCCGGTGCCGGTCCAGGGTCGCGAGGCACCGCCGGCGATCGTGGCGATGCTGCGCAAGGCCTCGGCCGCGCGCCGCCATGACGTGTTGTTGCTGACCCGCGGCGGCGGCTCGCTGGAAGACCTGATGGCCTTCAGCGACGAGGCCGTCGCCCGTGCCGTGCATGCCTGCGCGGTCCCGGTGGTGAGCGCGGTCGGGCACGAAATCGACTTTTCCATCGCCGATTTCGTCGCCGACCTGCGCGCGGCCACGCCCTCGGCGGCAGCCGAACTGCTGGTGCCGGACGCGCTGGCCTTGCGCCGGCACCTGGGCCAGCTGGCGCAACGCCTGCAACTGCTGCATGGCCGCCGACTGCAGGCGCAGACGCAGCGCATCGACCACCTGCTCGCCCGTCTCCAGGCACAGCGCCCGCAGGCACGCCTGGCGCGCGATCGCGAACGGCTCGTGCAACTGCACCGGCGCCTGCACGCGGCCTTGCGCGAACAGGCCCGCAACCGCGAAATCCGGCTCGACCGGCTGCGCGCGCGGCTGCTGGCACAGCACCCGCGCCAGCGCCTGCAGTTGCTGCAGCGGCGCCTGGCGGAGCGGGAGCGCTCGCTGCAGCAATGCATGGGCCATCGCCTGGAGCGGGCCCGCCTGACCCTTCGTCAGGCCGCGCGCGCGCTGCACGCGGTCAGCCCGCTGGCGACGCTGGAGCGCGGCTACGCGATCGTGTTCGACAGCGAAGGTCGCGTGTTGCGCGCGGCGAAAGATGCGCCGGCGGGCACCGTGGTGCACGCGCGGCTTGCCGACGGCGAACTGGCGGCCCGCGTCCTGCCCCCGGATACCGCGGGACCGTAG
- a CDS encoding phospholipase D-like domain-containing protein, translated as MATIPLIPSAPSRFLAEQALSRAAGAPLIGGNAIELLIDAQAHFDAWLAAIRGARRRVLLENYLISDDAVGRAFRDALVERARAGVTVAVVCDWLGCLGQSGHAFWQPLRRAGGEVRVFNPPQLGKPFGWVTRDHRKLLVVDGHLGFLSGVCISARWLGNAARGVPPWRDTGVTLHGPAVGELEQAFAQSWASMGKPLSLPPPEDRTAGEIALRVIATQPSTAGMYRLDQQVAAMARRTLWITDAYFVGMAPYVQALASAARDGVDVRLLVPGTSDIPLVAGMSRSGYRPLLKAGIRVFEWNGSMLHAKTAVADGQWARVGSSNLNIASWLGNREIDVAVEDTGFAAQLADQYERDLTNATEIVLAPRRHRPHLAHVRSSTERPPRPKHPGGSTSRAAAGALRIANTVGAVLTDRRVLGDTERGPLLVGIVVLTVLASVAIAWPKALSWPIAAFSVWIAFNLAIRLWRLRRR; from the coding sequence ATGGCGACGATCCCGCTGATTCCCTCCGCGCCCAGCCGCTTCCTGGCCGAACAGGCCCTGAGCCGGGCTGCCGGCGCACCGCTGATCGGCGGCAACGCGATCGAACTGCTGATCGACGCCCAGGCCCATTTCGACGCCTGGCTTGCCGCGATCCGGGGCGCCCGCCGGCGCGTCCTGCTGGAGAACTACCTGATCAGCGACGATGCTGTGGGTCGAGCCTTCCGCGATGCCCTGGTCGAACGCGCCCGGGCCGGCGTGACGGTCGCGGTGGTGTGCGACTGGCTCGGCTGCCTGGGCCAGTCCGGCCATGCCTTCTGGCAGCCACTCCGTCGCGCGGGCGGCGAAGTGCGCGTATTCAACCCACCCCAGCTGGGCAAGCCGTTCGGCTGGGTCACCCGCGACCACCGCAAGCTGCTGGTGGTCGACGGCCACCTCGGCTTTCTCTCCGGCGTGTGCATCAGCGCGCGCTGGCTGGGCAATGCCGCGCGCGGCGTGCCGCCGTGGCGCGACACCGGCGTGACGTTGCACGGGCCGGCCGTGGGCGAACTGGAGCAGGCCTTCGCGCAGAGCTGGGCGAGCATGGGCAAACCCCTTTCGCTGCCCCCGCCGGAAGACCGGACCGCCGGCGAGATCGCCCTGCGCGTCATCGCCACCCAGCCTTCGACCGCGGGCATGTACCGGCTCGACCAGCAGGTCGCCGCGATGGCACGCCGCACGCTTTGGATCACCGACGCCTACTTCGTGGGCATGGCGCCATACGTGCAGGCGCTGGCATCGGCCGCGCGCGACGGCGTGGACGTCCGCCTGCTCGTGCCAGGCACCAGCGACATCCCGCTGGTCGCCGGCATGTCCCGCTCGGGCTACCGGCCGTTGCTCAAGGCCGGCATCCGCGTGTTCGAGTGGAACGGATCGATGCTGCACGCCAAGACCGCGGTGGCCGACGGCCAGTGGGCGCGCGTGGGCTCGTCCAACCTCAACATCGCCAGCTGGCTGGGCAACCGCGAAATCGACGTCGCGGTGGAGGACACCGGCTTCGCCGCGCAACTGGCCGACCAGTACGAACGCGACCTCACCAACGCCACCGAGATCGTGCTGGCGCCGCGCCGGCACCGGCCGCACCTAGCGCACGTCCGCAGCAGCACCGAACGCCCACCGCGGCCCAAACACCCCGGTGGCAGTACCAGCCGCGCCGCGGCCGGCGCGTTGCGCATCGCCAACACGGTCGGCGCGGTGCTGACCGATCGCCGCGTGCTCGGCGACACCGAGCGCGGCCCTCTACTGGTCGGCATCGTCGTGCTGACCGTGCTTGCATCGGTGGCGATCGCCTGGCCGAAAGCACTGAGCTGGCCGATCGCCGCCTTTTCGGTCTGGATCGCCTTCAACCTGGCGATCCGCCTGTGGCGGCTGCGCCGGCGCTGA